A genomic segment from Leguminivora glycinivorella isolate SPB_JAAS2020 chromosome 27, LegGlyc_1.1, whole genome shotgun sequence encodes:
- the LOC125240261 gene encoding uncharacterized protein LOC125240261, producing the protein MDEILLIRLRITSEKIGAELETIPSTVRSENIGQAQVVYNRLQAAVNRLNANLSEYFRLATTPASDEIFLISGQQLLAEETLAELKAKIDQVTVSRETQEKPPEVNSSCRLPKLQLQVYNGDVLSWCEFWDSFSSNIDSRNLPDVDKLSYLKTSVTGDAKKAIDGLPTTNGNYKIAVTLLKERFGKKAHLIDAHYATLYKIEAAKSSAEDCRRTFNEVERNLKILESLGENTNHNHLRFMILEKFPSDLIYEIKLKIQNESTQELREQLNKIITAKEDAERIAGRKRSHEVDDSTVGTLHVNAKRAKRMHHFQQGNNTSNTQHYQGSTNRKGLNRKGKFQRANEPKKGSKPSVSNVATSANRSATVNPKEKGKILGCIFCNGKHRNYTCQDASTLEERKKRLTGRCFICFRKNHLVKDCKENWTCRLCPGKERHNMALCPSNFPKDPKTKKQS; encoded by the coding sequence ATGGACGAGATTCTCTTAATCAGACTTCGAATCACCAGTGAAAAAATTGGTGCTGAATTGGAAACAATACCCAGTACGGTTCGGTCAGAAAACATAGGACAGGCTCAGGTCGTCTATAACAGACTGCAAGCTGCAGTGAATAGGCTCAACgctaatttatcagaatactttcGTTTAGCTACAACTCCTGCATCAGATGAAATTTTCTTGATTAGTGGCCAGCAGCTTTTAGCAGAAGAGACTTTAGCAGAACTCAAGGCGAAGATCGACCAAGTCACCGTATCCCGTGAGACCCAGGAAAAGCCGCCTGAAGTGAATTCCTCTTGTCGACTACCGAAACTCCAACTACAGGTTTATAACGGGGATGTGCTTTCCTGGTGCGAATTTTGGGATAGTTTTAGCAGCAATATCGACTCAAGAAACTTACCTGATGTAGACAAGCTGTCTTATCTTAAAACTTCAGTGACGGGTGATGCTAAGAAAGCTATTGATGGCCTGCCTACCACTAACGGAAACTATAAGATAGCGGTCACTCTACTAAAGGAACGTTTTGGCAAGAAAGCTCATCTGATTGATGCCCACTATGCTACATTATACAAAATCGAAGCGGCAAAAAGCAGCGCAGAAGATTGTAGAAGAACTTTCAACGAGGTGGAGCGCAATCTTAAAATCCTAGAGTCTCTTGGCGAAAACACCAACCACAACCATCTTCGTTTCATGATTTTGGAGAAATTTCCTTCGGATTTAATATACGAAATAAAGTTGAAAATTCAGAATGAGTCCACACAAGAACTCCGGGaacaattgaataaaattatcacTGCAAAGGAAGATGCAGAGAGAATTGCTGGAAGGAAACGATCACATGAGGTAGATGACAGCACTGTCGGTACCCTGCATGTGAACGCAAAGCGTGCGAAGAGAATGCATCATTTCCAACAGGGAAATAATACCTCAAATACTCAACATTATCAAGGAAGTACTAATAGAAAAGGACTAAATAGAAAAGGAAAATTTCAAAGGGCCAATGAACCCAAAAAAGGAAGCAAACCGAGCGTATCTAATGTTGCAACATCTGCTAACAGATCTGCAACTGTTAACCCAAAGGAAAAAGGGAAAATCTTAGGTTGTATATTCTGCAACGGCAAACACCGCAATTATACGTGCCAGGACGCTTCTACTTTAGAGGAAAGAAAGAAGCGGTTGACCGGAAGATGCTTTATATGCTTTAGGAAGAATCATCTTGTAAAGGACTGTAAGGAAAACTGGACTTGTAGACTTTGCCCAGGAAAGGAAAGGCACAACATGGCCTTATGCCCTTCAAATTTTCCAAAGGATCCCAAAACAAAGAAACAGTCTTGA
- the LOC125240210 gene encoding uncharacterized protein LOC125240210, translating into MSLRDWSSNSEEFMKMVPDTCKENKIKVLGLEWDIKKDTLQLKPNLQEEAVTKRGILKTIASIYDPCGYAAPHTLSAKLFLQGLWKAGVSWDSPLSSELTEEWNIIRQNLEVIGKVSVDRCYMKTPTEANYQLHCFTDASLQAYAASVFLVCGSKKSFIMGKSRLIPTKDQDNLKIPRLELLGVLIGCRLMKFVLKFLQQKIVRQVLWTDSQIVIEWCKSNKLLPPFVARRVEEIKTNKDLEIRYLPSSLNPADVGTRPLRAEEDKEKWLNGPQFITEDPQKWPTTSGSEPTSSLLTGEGLGFQEDIEMVDKEDPVVNVNPMKTEEIITPNER; encoded by the exons ATGTCACTCAGGGATTGGAGTTCTAACTCCGAAGAATTCATGAAGATGGTCCCTGATACATGTAAAGAAAACAAGATAAAAGTACTTGGCTTAGAGTGGGACATAAAAAAGGACACCCTCCAGCTGAAGCCCAACCTCCAAGAGGAAGCAGTCACAAAAAGAGGAATACTGAAGACTATCGCATCAATTTATGACCCGTGCGGTTACGCGGCACCTCATACATTATCAGCTAAACTTTTTCTGCAAGGACTTTGGAAGGCCGGAGTATCTTGGGACTCACCATTATCAAGCGAGCTAACAGAAGAGTGGAACATCATCCGACAGAACCTAGAAGTCATAGGAAAGGTATCGGTGGATAGATGTTACATGAAGACACCAACGGAAGCGAATTACCAACTGCACTGCTTCACAGATGCTTCACTACAAGCCTACGCAGCATCGGTGTTTCTAGTCTGTGGCTCGAAGAAAAGCTTTATCATGGGTAAATCCCGTCTGATACCAACCAAGGATCAAGATAACCTCAAGATACCCCGTCTAGAACTTCTGGGAGTACTGATAGGCTGTAGACTGATGAAGTTCGTCCTTAAGTTTCTGCAACAGAAAATAGTAAGACAAGTCTTATGGACCGATAGTCAGATTGTCATCGAATGGTGTAAGTCTAACAAACTACTTCCTCCCTTCGTTGCCAGACGAGTAGAAGAAATCAAGACAAACAAAGACCTGGAGATAAGATATCTACCATCAAGCTTGAACCCAGCAGATGTAGGCACAAGACCCCTTCGTGCAGAGGAGGATAAGGAGAAATGGCTGAATGGTCCGCAGTTTATAACAGAAGATCCACAGAAATGGCCAACCACATCCGGCAGTGAGCCAACCAGTTCTCTTCTGACAGGGGAGGGTCTTGGGTTCCAAGAAGACATAGAGATGGTCGATAAAGAAGATCCAGTTGTTAATGTCAACCCGATGAAAACGGAGGAAATTATAACACCAAATGAA AGGTAG
- the LOC125240262 gene encoding uncharacterized protein LOC125240262: MMEDLIDYQKPLLFLKRESITALLLRTLEQCKQTSHEESVEESVQVPDVPHPTRRDDVMKESTNDVLKTSEQKSYQLTELNESEEIPSDSVLLEPASSQLHEPEPKSIPEPDPLAVKDMTFCENTDPETHHLENIASAEHHDESRPKRAAALRALEKIKEWTSNLVAVLLPVVGSVATNAKL; the protein is encoded by the coding sequence ATGATGGAGGACCTTATAGACTACCAGAAACCCCTGCTCTTCCTAAAGAGAGAGTCAATTACAGCTCTCCTTTTACGTACGTTGGAACAGTGTAAACAAACGTCACATGAAGAAAGCGTAGAAGAATCTGTACAGGTTCCTGACGTCCCACATCCAACAAGAAGGGACGACGTGATGAAAGAATCCACTAACGACGTTCTTAAGACTTCTGAGCAGAAATCTTATCAATTAACAGAATTAAACGAGTCAGAAGAAATACCGTCTGATTCAGTCTTATTAGAGCCTGCATCTAGTCAGTTACACGAGCCTGAGCCTAAGTCCATACCCGAACCAGACCCACTCGCAGTCAAAGACATGACGTTCTGCGAGAACACTGATCCTGAAACGCACCACCTAGAGAACATCGCGTCGGCTGAACATCACGACGAGTCCAGACCTAAGAGAGCAGCGGCGCTTCGTGCTCTTGAGAAGATTAAGGAGTGGACCAGCAACTTAGTCGCAGTTTTGCTGCCTGTAGTGGGGAGTGTCGCGACCAACGCGAAACTATAG